The proteins below are encoded in one region of Candidatus Omnitrophota bacterium:
- a CDS encoding ATP synthase F0 subunit C, which translates to MDYKAVLAIGLPIGLGIVGFGSAIALGKAVASAMEATGRQPEASTKILINMATGCAFIEALTIYALVFVFGLAGKI; encoded by the coding sequence ATGGATTACAAAGCAGTTCTCGCGATAGGATTACCTATCGGATTGGGTATAGTAGGTTTCGGCTCCGCGATAGCGCTGGGCAAAGCCGTTGCGTCCGCGATGGAAGCTACCGGCAGGCAGCCAGAGGCATCAACGAAGATTTTGATAAACATGGCTACAGGCTGCGCATTTATCGAAGCGCTTACAATTTACGCGCTTGTATTTGTGTTTGGTCTTGCCGGGAAGATTTAA
- the atpB gene encoding F0F1 ATP synthase subunit A, with product MHHGEIPNLVTILAGHLKSGNIAQYLYRWENIIFSVIALSIISIVAYLAYRKINLMPSRLQGAFELFVAGVDDFVCGIIGHKGRQYTPFIGTLFIYILFMNLLSLVPFMKSPTTSWSITLALAVVVFFYVQYAGIKELGFLGYIDHMLGKPRGIMAISVVMPLMMLFLHVVSELVRPISLSLRLRSNIWGDDMLLSLMAGFGIKGIPLLLFNSVLALLASVVQATVFCLLTTIYFALVLSHEEEEKIGPLT from the coding sequence ATGCATCACGGTGAGATACCAAACCTTGTAACTATTTTAGCGGGACACCTTAAATCGGGCAATATAGCCCAGTATCTTTATCGGTGGGAAAATATAATATTTTCCGTAATAGCGCTTTCTATAATATCCATCGTAGCTTATTTGGCTTACAGAAAAATCAATTTAATGCCATCCAGGCTTCAGGGGGCTTTTGAACTTTTTGTGGCAGGCGTAGATGATTTTGTGTGCGGCATAATAGGCCATAAGGGCAGGCAGTACACGCCATTTATCGGGACGCTCTTTATATACATACTTTTTATGAACCTTCTTAGCTTAGTTCCTTTCATGAAATCTCCCACTACCAGTTGGTCCATAACGCTGGCGCTTGCCGTGGTAGTTTTTTTCTATGTTCAATATGCCGGAATAAAAGAACTGGGATTTTTAGGATATATAGACCATATGTTAGGCAAGCCCAGAGGCATAATGGCGATATCTGTTGTAATGCCGCTTATGATGCTGTTTCTCCATGTGGTATCGGAATTGGTGCGTCCGATAAGCTTATCGCTTCGTCTGCGCAGCAATATATGGGGAGACGACATGCTGCTTTCATTGATGGCGGGTTTCGGGATCAAAGGCATACCGCTGCTTTTATTTAACAGTGTGCTGGCGCTCCTTGCGTCAGTGGTGCAGGCTACAGTTTTTTGCCTTTTGACCACAATATACTTCGCGCTCGTTTTGTCGCACGAAGAAGAAGAGAAAATAGGGCCCCTAACATAG
- the atpF gene encoding F0F1 ATP synthase subunit B, which produces MELLKLLDTSQIIAQAISFLILFFILRVIVWKRFLKVLDDRKEKISSEFKSIEDSKDEVEQLKSDYKARIDNIDEIAKVRLEEAVSEGRRIAEEIRENANAEALQIIEKTDEAIKSELSRAREEFRDDIVDIAITAAGKVIEEKLTESEDKKIVEDFLKRLDRAT; this is translated from the coding sequence ATGGAGCTATTAAAACTTTTAGACACCAGCCAAATAATCGCGCAGGCTATCAGTTTTCTCATACTGTTTTTTATATTGCGCGTTATCGTATGGAAACGCTTCCTTAAAGTTCTTGACGACAGGAAGGAAAAAATATCTTCCGAATTCAAGAGCATAGAGGACTCCAAAGATGAGGTTGAGCAGCTTAAATCGGATTACAAGGCTCGAATAGACAATATAGACGAGATAGCGAAGGTCAGGCTCGAGGAGGCGGTGTCGGAAGGTAGGCGCATAGCGGAGGAAATAAGAGAGAACGCCAATGCGGAGGCTCTGCAGATTATCGAAAAGACCGACGAGGCCATAAAGTCGGAGCTTTCCAGGGCCAGAGAAGAGTTTAGGGATGATATAGTGGATATAGCTATAACCGCTGCCGGAAAAGTTATAGAAGAAAAATTGACTGAAAGCGAAGACAAGAAGATAGTCGAAGATTTTTTAAAGAGGCTTGATAGGGCGACATGA
- a CDS encoding AtpZ/AtpI family protein, protein MDQADKRKSDLYKWIKIGGLLSFLPFVLVSGPMAGYFLGNYLEKKFNLPFYVSIALITIGFAASIKETIKIVKMALRTQEKA, encoded by the coding sequence ATGGACCAGGCCGATAAACGTAAATCCGATCTTTATAAGTGGATCAAGATAGGCGGGCTTCTATCGTTTCTGCCGTTTGTGCTCGTTTCAGGGCCCATGGCGGGTTATTTTTTAGGAAACTATCTGGAAAAAAAATTCAACCTGCCTTTTTATGTATCGATCGCTCTTATAACGATAGGTTTCGCCGCAAGTATAAAAGAGACGATAAAAATAGTCAAAATGGCTTTGCGGACGCAGGAGAAGGCTTAA